The following DNA comes from Solea senegalensis isolate Sse05_10M linkage group LG10, IFAPA_SoseM_1, whole genome shotgun sequence.
acaaaaagatgaatcataaaaaaaaatccataatcACCTGTTAAATGCACCTCTCATCCTACAAAGCAGTAATAAAAAGCATAATGCTGAAACCTTTGCAGACCTTCCTTGATTACTCAGAATGCATCTGGACCACTGAATGTTCCTACAATGATTCTAGTCCCATCTTGAGTTTTCCTCATTTTCAAACTTCAGAACGAGCAGTCACTGACTTCGATCACATCTTTTGAGACAATTTTTCAGACTTCACACTGAGccataatatttattaatattccCCAAGACCAGTAACAAGACAAGTTTTCCCCACAACtctctgctctgaaaatgaaaatttatttttcacaaaagcGTTACTAAACTCCCTGATCTGTGGCTAACTCTACCCAAGGTCTGATTTAGAAAAATGCTTAGAAGTAGGCAGCTGTGAGTGAGATGGGAAGAGAAGGAGTGAGGGAGCACCGCAGGGGGGCATGGCCATCTTTGATGTGTGCCGTTAGTTGTCATTCATAGCCATTTTGAATGTGATAGCATTCTTTCCCATAAAATTAGCTATGAGTGACTGCACCAGTTGCAAATGAAAGGTCATTCGAAGATGAGGATTCCCTCCCCCCCAGTCTCCTCCTGTCTGCGAAGACTACAGCGCTCCACCAGTTTGAGCCGATAGCTCCGGCAGGTAGTGCTGAGTGGAAGTACAAGTGGAGGAAAGGATGGGGAAAGTTTCTGAATGGTAGTCTGGCAATCTGCTCAATTAATTTAGTCTACTTTAGTCTCTACTTTCTACAACACCCTCTGTCCACTCTGCTCTCGACACTCCTCAAATTTGAATGAGCATATGAGTGATGAAAGAGCTGGGTATGCCAGGCCAATGGGAACACTCAAATGCAGTAGTACACCGTTTTAACACAATATACATTATTCTTACTGTATACTCTGTTAAGAGTTGGACCTGGATGGTTTAGGCGTTTAGTCATGCTTGTGAACTTGCATGGGCATAAGGTGCATGGTCAGAGTTAAAATCCATTTTAGTTGGCAGCTCTGGTTGTTTAAATAAGTGACATTGCCTGTGGCTTGAGTGGCTGTCTGTGGGCTTATGAACTTCTGTGCTGAAACATCTTCAGGGCATAATGTACAGCTGCTGTGTTATATAACATGGAGTTTGTCCTCCTCAGATACATTCCTCCCTTGCTGTGGGGGAAGAGTGGTCATCTCCAGACGGCCCTGTATGGCAAGATGGGACGTGTCAACACTCCAACACCATATGGTGTACGCAAATTCCTCCCTATGCAGGATGGTGCCACAGCAACCTTTGACCTCTTTGAAGCCCTTGGAGACCACAGCTCAGGAGGTGAGTAAATACTAATACAGTTCTGATCAAGTGAGacttaatgcatgtttttgattTAGTCACACAACTGCTTAtttttctgatgacgacatcaaatctTCAATAATTATTTTGGTGAAGCAACATTTTCGTGTGCGATCATGAGAACTTCAGCCTAAGTAATCAGCAGCTCATACTAGAGTATGCACAAGAAGAAAGACCACTATTGATTCCATCATGGGAAAAATGCCAATCATATTATCAGTGAGTTAAATCAACACACAACGTCCAATTTTACACCCACACGACtccactttgtgtgtttgctctctGTGTTATCTGTCAGATGACATTACCATGGTAATCTGCCCTGGGATTGGTAACCATAGCGAGAAGAACTACATTCGGACCTTTGTGGATTACTCCCAGCGGCAGGGTTACCGCTGTGCTGTCCTCAACCACCTGGGAGCCCTGCCCGACCTGGAGCTCACATCCCCACGCATGTTCACCTATGGTAAAAGAGGAACaccacatgaacatgaacatgaccAGTCTAaaccagtgattcccaaagacagGGTCGGGACACTCAGATGATTTGCAGgagatgtttttttgggggtccCAAAACAAATATGCATACTTTTCTCAACCTTTTAGTCAAGATTTGAGTGTATATGTTTAATAACATGCATACAATTCAGTAATTCACATATCAATCATATCTTGGAAATTATTGAACacttcaaaatgatattaggtgTTACACATATGGCTGCTACATGTAGTAAAATTGGGTCCCCAAGTAGAAAGCTTGGGAAACACCGATCTAAACCATAGAAGGAAGTTaccgtaataataataataataatcatcatcatcatgaatgtATATATGAAGCAATTTTCTTAATCTAACATTAAAACAGATCAGGTAAACCCAACCAAAAtcaaaagttgacaaaaaacatataaacaaatgtggAATGATGAACTTAAAGGAAAGATAACAtaacacaatacaacaatagAAAGGAGTCAGGGCTGGAGCACAGGCACTCTCTGGAAAACGTTCTCTTAGGTGTAGAGAAATAACTTTGGGGAAGGAAGTggcagtggaaaaatgaaagtttTCCCACAGGTTTTGAGTGTCTGTCTTTCATCTAGGTTGTACCTGGGAGTTTGCGGCCATGGTGAGTTTCATCAAACGGACCTTTCCTCAAACACATCTGGTGGTTGTGGGCTTCAGTCTTGGGGGGAATCTTGTCTGCAAGTTCCTTGGTGAGAACCAATCGAACCAGGAGCGCGTGCTGTGCTGCATCAGCGTCTGTCAGGGCTACAACGCCCTCAGGTGAGTAAATAAACTGTATatgtaaaatacagtatgttaaaagtggttgcatgtgtttgtttcagtgtgttcatttaagtatttgtgtgtttagGGCTCAAGAAACATTCTTCCAGTGGGACCAGTGTCGGAGACTCTACAACTTTGTGTTGGCGGGCAACATGAAGAAGCTCATCCTGTCACACAGGTGGAGACACACtgctactgtactgtatgtgtgttcttATTTGGGTATctctgtgaggaccaaaaaacgtACAAGCCATAGGGAccgaggacattttgggaaggTGAGGCCAATTTTGGCAGGCCCTCACTTTCTGTCACACCTTGAAGGGCTCTTTGAGGAGTAAGACTTGGACAGCATTTGTTGGTGTCAGCAGAACAGATGCTGTgcaaatatgtatgtgtgtttttactgttgtgttAAACATCAAAGctgcacttatattttgaactAAAAACAAGGCAAATGCTAAATCAAAAGGGCAGAAAAGGTTACACGCAAGCACCGGGAAAACACATAGAAAAATATGCTAGAAGGCTACATTGAGGTAAGACGATCTGGCAAAACAACAAAGGAAAAGAGGTGAGTATGTACAGTGGGGAGGAAAGACAACCAGACATAGGTGAAGCACAATAGGGCacagcagagaaagagaaatactGGGGATTCGGGAAGTGACCTGAAACTAGAGAGGTGAGTAACAAAGTGTCACAATAAAACCGAAAATGAGAAGATGATGAAACTTCAATAATGCTAGGAAATCAAAATAAGACCACAATAGCAGGAGCTGGATGTGACGGGTCGTTGCTTGTTCTCTCAGTCATGTGCAGCACTAATGtctgttaacacacacaccccactaATGTGAGAGAACCTGTTCAGGAACATCAGCATTTCCAAATAAGCTGTTATTACTTCTGTCATCAGCTGTTGTCACTGCACATGATATACAGTAGCtgcaacatatatatatgtatgtatatatatatatatatacatatacatatatatatatatatacatatacatatatatgtatatatatatatatatatatatatatacattatatactgtagttCTTCATGTGCTGTTAAACTGAGATACACACATTAAATGGCCGAAGCTGAGCACAGTTAAATCATGCAGACTATAGTGCAGACATATCTGACATCTCAGCTTCAGAAGAGCTGATATGACAGGAGCACACTCATGGTGCCACCAGCAAACCCGCCCTGAGCAGACAATCGTGATTGTACTGATTATAAAAGAAGGATTATCATCTACAATTATGTTGCAATATTGAGTTTGACTCTGTCGGGCTCGACAAGATGTCTACAGTATTGTAATTAACGTGACAGACCTAGTTAGTGTAACATCCATCTTCTGAAGAATACTGGTAAATACTTAcattattaaaagacaaaataccATAAGCTTTTCTTTGGAAAAGAAAGTGGAGTATTTCTAAATACCTTTCTTGTTCTGTTTAAAAGGAGCAGTTTGCTGAGCCTGAGCTCCAGCAGCATTGGAGATGCAGACCTAAGTAAACTGCTTGCAGCCACCTCTCTGATGCAGATTGACGACAGCATCATGAGGTGAAATATTCTTGCGTTTGCATCTCAACTCAACTTATCTCTGTTTACGTTATCACATATTTTGTTCTGCAGAAAATTCCACGGCTACAGCTCGTTGAAGGAGTACTACGAGGAGGAGAGCTGTGTCCATTATATCCACAATGTAAGTAAAACAGAAACCTTGCCTTTGTTTTACgacaaatgttttactttttctaaCATCGTATCACTTCTAAAGCCTACTTCTGTCCTACAAAATCCATTAGTGCAATATTTTACATTACTGTTATTCAAAAGAGTTATTTAGTTAGCTCCAGATGAAGTAATGAGCATAAGGAGGTTATTattgtctgtctgcctctgatTTCAATGAAATTCTGTGGAGGGGTGTGGTTTGACCCAAGGAAGAACCCATTTAAATTGGAGGAGATTAGAGGAGGGGTAGATACAGGAATCTTCTAGCTTTCTTTAACATTGGAGgatggtttgtttttagtttttacccCTACAACCTCTACtctgactaaaaaaaaagctactAAATCATCTTCTACTCATAACACTCTTAATTTTAACCGTGCATTAACTCAGAcattacaaaatattttttgctctttttgtcCAGGTCACTGTGCCACTGCTGCTGGTAAACTCCTCAGACGACCCTCTCATCCATCAGTCACTTCTGGCTATCCCACGCACACTCGCAGGTTTGTGGTTAttgttgtaatgtaattatcACCCAATATCGCTGCCATTTAGAAGTATATCAGATGTTGTGTAATGGCCACTATCATATTGTGAGTAAGTGATTTTCAAGTATGTCATTTAATTGGACGCCACAGTTCCACGCAGTACATTTTACAATggcctgaaaagaaaaagaaaaaactcagCTCATCTTTATGGCTAAATTAATACAAtttctacattaaaaacaaaaggttttgtAGACCCTAATTTTGTCAATTATATGCAATGCTTTGATAGAGCACAGAGTAGCTGTTCAGGCTACAAAAATGCTACAAAAGTAAAGTTAATTTACCATAAGAGAGTATTCTAAACATGCAGTTGTGCCATGTAAGAATGtgtaaactgttgtttttgtttgtctgcctCCCAGACAGCAAAAAAATTGTCCTCACATAAACTCAAGACTGATGCATAGTGAATAAACCCATTGTCCTGTCTCTAGAGCTGGACTCTTGAGCCAGAGACTTAAGTGTTGATAAAGACTCGGTGGAGTTGTCTACTCAACACCGCCCAGCCCAAACAGTCTTGTTGAATTTTTCAGGGCCATGTGATCTGCTTAGGCAGCTGGATTATATATatagacctgtgtgtgtgtgcgtgcgtgcgtgtgtttgtgggggGGGTTGTCTTGTTTTGCTCCTTCAGGTCACACTACACTGACCTCCTGTGTGTAAATTACTTTGACTTAGGCCTTCATAAGTGAAATACTAAACTTGTCTGCTACGTCCAAGGAGACGTAGACACTTAAAGCTGAAGTAGCCCTTTTTGGTTGTAAATGTGTCGGTATTATCGTGGAGAAATGGTGAATCAAATTCATGATGCTAAAGAAACTGCATCATACACTGAATTTAAAACAATGCAGAGAATTCACACGCGGTCCACACACATACTATGACACAACAGGTCTCTATGAAAGTCACCAAACAGGAAAAagctgtctgttgtttttcgtgtttacttgttttgtttgtaatgcCTCACAGCTCTTCATTTGACCTCAGTCCCACTAGGAGAGAGTTTAATACCTTATCATCAGTAATGTCATATTTAGCCTAGAAACAAAGGGTGGACTCTAAATGACATTTGAGTGTGACCTGTGTGCAGAAGCGTGGAAGTGCAAATCTGTTGATGATGgatgatacattttaaatgtattatcatAACACTAGTTGGTATGTTTCCAGACATTTACACATTCCTGTAGCACATCCGAAACCCGTTCATTTGAACTGAAAGGCCTTCTTATTTCGAATAATAATACAGTAGATATTAAGGGTGTAATTTTGgctatctcacacacatttatacctGGCGGAGATTTTACAGTAATGTGCTGGTTTTACTGGATTGAGGGAAGAAACCTTTTATGGGTGCAAACGTTGACAAAACAGTAGGTAGGAGAGTGTGTGCAGGTGGTGTAGAATAACAGAAAG
Coding sequences within:
- the abhd2b gene encoding monoacylglycerol lipase ABHD2 — protein: MSTIEGGDMPAFSSELPAMLDGMKLAAVATVLYIIVRCLNLKSTTAPPEVVYQDTPLSHYLFKSCPMLTKEYIPPLLWGKSGHLQTALYGKMGRVNTPTPYGVRKFLPMQDGATATFDLFEALGDHSSGDDITMVICPGIGNHSEKNYIRTFVDYSQRQGYRCAVLNHLGALPDLELTSPRMFTYGCTWEFAAMVSFIKRTFPQTHLVVVGFSLGGNLVCKFLGENQSNQERVLCCISVCQGYNALRAQETFFQWDQCRRLYNFVLAGNMKKLILSHRSSLLSLSSSSIGDADLSKLLAATSLMQIDDSIMRKFHGYSSLKEYYEEESCVHYIHNVTVPLLLVNSSDDPLIHQSLLAIPRTLAVKMPNVIFALTQHGGHLGFFEGAVLFPQPLTWMDKFIVEYTNAICHWEKNKPMCQRSSGHQDMNSCPQCTRVTHTVPTVHTRREEQ